In Pelagicoccus albus, the following are encoded in one genomic region:
- a CDS encoding SGNH/GDSL hydrolase family protein, whose product MRNHSSTFSKSIFGLGLIAIMLALTSCASFEARTLPVTHVSADDEALAYSGRHEVTAPGQVSVGYSGARVRMRFEGDAITLRATSDTDQNFLKAWLDGEPLEKFQLDSAKGVYRLANSLGEGVHTLEVMRLTECFLGLVNFQGFEIAGEGARVLPWGDLEDRRIEFIGDSITCGYGVEVDDPLLSFEPSSENFSLNYSHLAARELGADFLVVARSGIGMTRNYDGPFEGSEGDMPDNYPNTFYENEEYTWDFSRYTPDVVCINLGTNDFSVGGVNVETYVNDYVAFASKALDRYPEAQLVVILGPMNNSEELKAALQRVVATLQESEPDRVNFIELSAQGELGYGADYHPNQAQSKVNAAELSAFLSDLMDWR is encoded by the coding sequence ATGAGAAATCACTCTTCTACCTTCTCCAAGTCGATATTCGGGCTTGGCCTAATCGCTATCATGCTGGCCTTGACCAGTTGCGCTAGTTTCGAGGCAAGGACGTTGCCGGTGACCCACGTTTCTGCGGACGATGAGGCATTGGCTTACAGCGGACGTCACGAGGTGACCGCGCCGGGGCAAGTTTCCGTTGGCTACAGCGGAGCGCGGGTTCGAATGCGATTTGAGGGAGATGCTATAACGTTGCGGGCAACCAGCGATACGGATCAAAACTTCCTCAAAGCGTGGCTGGATGGCGAGCCGCTGGAGAAGTTCCAATTGGACTCTGCGAAAGGAGTTTACCGCTTGGCGAATTCACTTGGTGAAGGGGTACACACTTTGGAAGTTATGCGACTCACCGAGTGTTTCCTAGGGTTGGTGAATTTTCAGGGGTTCGAAATCGCTGGCGAAGGCGCTCGAGTCCTTCCTTGGGGAGATTTGGAAGACAGAAGGATAGAATTTATCGGCGATTCGATCACATGCGGCTATGGAGTCGAAGTAGACGATCCCTTGCTTTCTTTTGAGCCGAGCTCTGAAAATTTCAGCCTTAACTACTCCCATCTGGCGGCCCGCGAATTGGGAGCTGATTTTCTGGTGGTGGCTCGTTCCGGAATCGGAATGACGCGTAACTATGACGGCCCCTTCGAAGGAAGCGAAGGCGACATGCCGGATAATTATCCAAATACTTTTTATGAAAACGAGGAGTATACTTGGGACTTCAGCCGCTACACGCCCGACGTTGTCTGCATCAATCTAGGAACCAATGATTTCAGTGTCGGCGGCGTAAACGTGGAAACGTATGTGAACGACTACGTGGCCTTTGCCTCCAAGGCTTTGGACCGATACCCAGAAGCGCAGCTGGTGGTCATCCTAGGCCCCATGAACAATAGCGAGGAGCTAAAGGCAGCTCTTCAGCGGGTGGTTGCTACGCTGCAGGAGAGCGAGCCGGATAGAGTCAATTTTATCGAGCTCAGCGCTCAAGGCGAACTGGGCTATGGGGCGGATTATCACCCGAATCAGGCCCAATCCAAAGTTAACGCCGCAGAGCTCAGCGCCTTTCTTTCGGACCTGATGGATTGGCGTTAG